One genomic segment of Pristiophorus japonicus isolate sPriJap1 chromosome 8, sPriJap1.hap1, whole genome shotgun sequence includes these proteins:
- the fam163aa gene encoding protein FAM163A: protein MTAGTVVITGGILATVILLCIIGVLCYCRLQYYCCKKDESDDEEEDADFPAHPHFACNACSAHVVDGLVAQLGPPLEPGQLAARTSCPGCSPHRSPFYIRTADEMRNGGERIAYTPARYKEPGPAIKMSSLRGFPVSRHSANVRAISTEV, encoded by the exons ATGACAGCTGGAACtgttgttatcactggtggaaTACTAGCAACAGTGATACTGCTGTGTATCATCGGTGTGCTCTGTTACTGTAGACTCCAG taTTATTGCTGCAAGAAGGATGAATCAGACGACGAGGAGGAAGACGCGGATTTTCCCGCTCACCCACACTTTGCTTGCAATGCATGCAGCGCGCACGTTGTGGACGGATTGGTCGCTCAGCTGGGCCCACCCCTGGAGCCCGGCCAATTGGCCGCGAGGACCTCGTGCCCCGGCTGCTCCCCCCACCGCTCGCCCTTTTACATACGGACCGCCGATGAGATGCGCAACGGGGGTGAGCGCATCGCCTACACTCCCGCCCGCTACAAGGAACCAGGGCCAGCCATCAAGATGTCGTCGCTCCGAGGTTTTCCGGTGAGCCGGCACAGTGCCAACGTCAGGGCTATAAGTACTGAGGTGTGA